AAATATCTCCACCGGCGTCATCGTTGCGACAACTTATTTCCCGCCAAAAGTTGCCATGCCGGTTGCCTTTGGGATGCTGTTTCAACAATTATTTGCAAGTATCGTCAGCACACAGCTGGAAAAGAGACGTCCTAGAGAAAACTAAAATTTAATTATTTTGATGAAATTATTAAAGAATTGCAGAAAATACTGCGATTCTTTTTATTTTTGCAGAAAATAATTGAAAAACTGCAGAAGCTTTGATTTTACTCGATTTGCATTGAAAAAAATTACGCATTATATTGAATTTGAGGTGATAATATTTGATAAAAAAGGTTCATATACCAAGTACCGTACAAGCGTATTTATATGAATTAGAAGATCGAATACATATGGAGCTGAACGACTATTATAAATTTATTAAATATAAGAAAGGCTTTGAAGGTGAACTCAAGTTTTTTGAAATGATTGAACATCTAGAAGGAGAATATATCATAATATGGGATATCAATATCGTGAAACCTGTACGCGTACAATACGATTTCGTTATTCTTACGGCAAATAATATTCTGCATTTTGATATTAAAAACTATAGTGGTAACTATCGTTATCAAAATAACCGTATAATTAGTGATCAAGGTAAAACGGATAAAGATATTTTTATACAGTTAGATAATGCAGATTCCTATTTAAAACAACTCATTGCAAAGTACGAGATGCCTCAAAAACTGATCAGTAAAATAATATTTATCAATGAAGATTTCAATTTGACAGGCTTTAGCGGAAAAGACTGTGTAATGTTCTCGCATGAACTTGAACCTGTATTTAATTACTTGAAGACATGTAAAGGAATCACACAGCAAATGATCAACTTCGCAGATGCATTCATACAAATGCATGACAATGAAGGTGCAGACAACCGTATTCATTATTACAAACTTGAAGATTTGAAGTTAGGCTTACGCTGCCCGAAATGCAGGAAGATAGAGATGAGTAGGGTTCCGAGGAAGACCTATTTTAATTGCAGTTGCGGATATAAATTAAAAAATGAAGATGCTGTACGGCAAGCTTATGAAACATTAGATTTGTTAGGGAAAGATAAAGTGAAAAGAAAAAATATTGTAGATTTTACTGGACTATCTAATCGCACAGTGACGAGATTGATGAATCAACATTTCCAGAAACATTCGCATTATAGAGGGACTTATTATAAACGGACAGAGGATCTTACAATATAGTCAAAATATATTTCAAGATGGCTCATAAAAAATAAACATGAGCCAAGATGAGGAGTGAGACGAGTTGAAATGAAGTAAGATGGCTCATAAAAAATAAACATGAGCCAAGATGAGGAGTGAGACGAGCTGAAATGAAGTAAGATGGCTCATAAAAAATAAACATGAGCCAAGATGAGGATTGAGACGAGCTGAAATGAAGTAAGATGGCTCATAAAAAATAAATATGAGCCAAGATGAGGAGTGAGACGAGTTGAAATGAAGTAAGATGGCTCATAAAAAATAAACATGAGCCAAGATGAGGATTGAGACGAGCTGAAATGAAGTAAGATGGCTCATAAAAAATAAACATGAGCCAAGATGAGGATTGAGATGAGTCTAAGTGAATCAAGGTGGCTCATAAAAAATAAACATGAGCCAAGATGAGGATTGAGACGAGCGTAAGTGAATCAAGGTGGCTCATAAAAAATAAACATGAGCCAAGATGAGGATTGAGACGAGTTGAAATGAAGTAAGGTGGCTCGTAAAAAATAAACATGAGCCAAGATGAGGATTGAGACGAGCTGAAATGAAGTAAGGTGGCTCGTAAATAAAAAACACGCGCCACCTCGCTGATAATATGGCGAGAGGCAATCAAAAAGTTCCCACAAAAAAACACCTCATCCACAATGGATGAGGTGTATATCGTATCATTAAGATATTATTGATAAATGCCTTTTGCTTTATCTGAGTAATCGATATAAATATTTTTAACTTGTTGATAGTGACGTAATGTATCTTTGTAAGTTTCACGACCGATACCTGATTTCTTATAACCACCGAATGGCGAACCTGCTGGAATCTGGTTATATGTGTTAATCCAGATTCGGCCAGTATCCATGGCATTGGCAACTTGCAATGCGTCATTTAAGTTTGCTGTGAAGATACCACCAGCTAATCCATATTCTGAATCGTTCGCTTTCTCGATAACTTCTTCTTTCGTTTTAAACTTAGATACTAATACAACTGGGCCAAAGATCTCTTCTTGAACTAAACGTGATTTATTATCTTCAAATTCAATGATTGTTGGTGGGAAGAAGAATCCTTTATCGCGTCCATTGTCCATTAAACGTTTACCGCCGGTAACGATATTAAGGCCTTCTTGTTTTGCAATTTCGATATATTCTTCAATCTTATCGATTTGTGCTTGTCCTGTCTGTGAACCGTAATGGTTATTTTCATCCATAGGGTCACCTACACGTACTTTTTCAAATGCATCTTTAAGTTTACCTATAAATTCATCATAGATACCTTCTTGAACATAGAGACGACTACCTGCTGAACATACTTCACCTTGGTTAAATAAAATTCCAAGTTGTGCACCTTCAACTGCTTGTTCAAGGTTTGCATCATCAAAAATAATATTGGCACTTTTACCACCAAGCTCTAATGTTGCTGGTACGATACGTTTCGCTGCTGCTTCTGCAACACCGTAACCGACTTCAGTTGAACCTGTAAATGAAACTTTTGCTACATCTTCGTGATTGAATATTGCGTTACCTGACTCTGAACCTTTACCAGTTACTACATTTAATACACCTTTAGGTAAGATGTCCTGAACGATTTCTGCAAATTTCAGTAATGATAATGGCGTAGATGATGACGGTTGAATAACTACTGCATTACCAGCAGCAAGTGCAGGAGCTAATTTCCAAGAAGCAAGTAGCATCGGGAAGTTCCATGCAACTACGGCACCTACTACACCGATTGGTTCATGTTTGATAATACTGATGACATCTGCATCCACTTCTTTGTTCGTTCCTTCATCAGCAAGTATAACGCCTGCAAAGTATCTGAAATGCTCTATCGCCATTGGGATATCAATGTTGAAGGATTCGCGGATGGCTTTACCGCTGTTTAATGATTCAATTTTCGCAAGTTCTTCGCGATGTTCTTCCATTTTATCTGCAATTTGGTTTAATAGCTTTGCTTTTTCATTATGAGAAGTGTGGCGCCATGTTTTGAAAGCTTCCTGAGCTGATTTCACAGCAGCATCTACATCTTCTTCTGTTCCTTTAGCAATCTTAGCTAATACTTCTCCTGTGGCAGGGTTCGTAACATCCAGCGTTTCTCCTGCAGTACTGTCTTTAAATTCACCATTAATAAATAATCCATATTGTTCTTTTAATAAGTTACTCATGATCTTCCTCCTAATAGTAAAATCGTATTGCTAATATTAATTGTACATCTGTCTTCTCTATATAAGCAATAGAACTGCTTGAAATTATTCAGAAAATTGTGTAAATATTCCAGAATGTACAGTATTCATAGATATCATTTCGAAATATTATATTTCAATGCTGTAATATTTTTGGATAATGCTTACAATTACTATTTTCAAATATTAGTTGTAATCGTTGATATGACAATATTTCTTGAGATTATCGCTTTGTTACAGCTGTATATAAAATATATCACTTAAGTAACAAATCATTAACAATGCTCAAAATCATGTTTAAACGTGTTATAGTATTTTCAGTGCTAAAGAGCGCAATAAAAAATTAAAACTAATATAAACTATTTTAATATAACGATTATATTACACGGAGGAATTTTAACTATGAAAAAGACAGCATTAACTTTAACGACACTTGCAACATTATCAACTTTAGGTACAACTCAAGCAGATGCAGCGGCGCACGGTAGAGCAGATGTTGCTCAAACTTCATCTTCAGTAACTTCAATCGATTCAAGTGCATATAACTATACATATAACAATGATGGTTCATACACTTATACTTATAACTATGATGCACCTACTTCAGTAGTTGCACAAACAGCTACACAAACAGCAGCGCCTGTTGTGTCACAACTTTCAACTACGCCAGAAGTTCAAAAAGCGCCTGCAACAACAAATGCAGTTAGCGGAAATGTTGCATCAGTAGCATTAAGCGTAGCAGCAGGAAAATCTTATGTATATGGTGCGAACTCTGCTTCTGCAGTAGATTGTTCATCATTTGCGCAACAAGTATTAGCGGCAATGGGTAAATCAATCCCTCGTACAACTTATGCACAAGCAGCAGCAGGTACACAAGTATCAACACCACAACCAGGTGACTTAGTATTCTTCAATAACTACAGCCACGTTGGAGTATATATTGGTGGGGGACAAATGGTAGATGCATTAAACCCTTCTGAAGGTATCGGACAACGTTCAGTAAGCTACGTTGATGGTTTTGTAGACGGATACTACCGTTTCTAATATAAAGTATGTTAAGGCACAGTGCGGATGCACTGTGCCTTTTTTTATATTTAACTTTATTAATTCGAAAACGTATATTACAATCAAGTAAATATGGTCTTGGAGGCGATGTAAATGTGGGAATATAAGAAATTTGAAGCATTAACACACGATGAAATTTTTCAGATTTTTAAGCTTAGAATAGATACATTTGTAGTTGAACAACAGTGCTTTTATCCAGATATTGATGAGAGAGACCTGACTTGCATTCATTACTTCAATAAAGAGGATGGTAAGATAGCAGCATATGCTAGAATTATGGTTGATGAACAAACAGCGAAATTAGGTCGCGTAATTGTGAATCCACAGTTTCGTGGTAGAGGATTAGCACGAACACTGATCCAAAATGGACTTGATTATATAAAAGATAATTATCCGGATAAAAATATTTCTTTAAGTGCACAAGCGCATTTAAAGGATTTCTACAGCAGTTTCAATTTATCACCGGCATCTGATATTTATTTTGTTGATCTGATTCCTCATATCGATATGGCGCGTAAACCTTATGCATTAGACACACAACTGGAAGGATGAATGATTTGAAAGTTTATATAAGCAGCTTTCTTGTGCAGGATATCGAATTTATTATTGCTTCAAATGAATGTGGTGTCATTTATTTATCGAATGACCATACACCTGAATATGTCAATCGCCATATTGAACGTTTCTATAGTCAAGCGAATAAAGTTACAGGTTATGAAGCGGATCAGTATCATTCGCATTATATTGAAGAGCTGAAATTATATTTTGCAGGTGAGCAACAGTATTTAGAATGGCCGCTCAATCTGGCAGGTACAGACTATCAAAAGTCGATATGGCAGACGCTGCTTACAATTCCATACGGTGAAACACGATCGTATAGCGATATTGCATTACAATCAGGTAATATGAAAGCTGTACGTGCGGTAGGGGGTGCAATTGGCGCAAATCCCGTGATGATCGCTGTACCTTGTCATCGTGTTATCGGTAAGAATGGAACATTGACAGGATTTAGTGGTGGTTTAGATCTGAAAGAAAGATTATTAAATATAGAGAACATACAATTATAAAAATTAAAGGAGTAAACAAATGACAATCCCAGCATGTCCGAAATGTAATTCAGAATATACGTATGAAGATGGATTAAACTATGTATGTCCAATGTGTGCTCACGAGTGGCCACAGCAAGAAATCATCGAAGAGACGATCGTAAAAGATGCGAATGGTAATACTTTAAGTGATGGAGATAGCGTAACGGTAATTAAAGACTTAAAGGTTAAAGGAAGCTCTTCTGTCATTAAACAAGGGACAAAAGTGAAGAATATTAAACTGGTAGATCCTGATAATGGCCATGATATTGACTGTAAGATTGATGGATTTGGTCAAATAAGCCTGAAAAGTGAGTTCGTAAAAAAATTATGATGAAACGTATAGAAAGTATCGATATTATGCGTGGAATCAGTATTATGGGAATTTTATTTATGAATATCGTCGG
Above is a window of Macrococcoides canis DNA encoding:
- a CDS encoding nuclease-related domain-containing protein, with translation MIKKVHIPSTVQAYLYELEDRIHMELNDYYKFIKYKKGFEGELKFFEMIEHLEGEYIIIWDINIVKPVRVQYDFVILTANNILHFDIKNYSGNYRYQNNRIISDQGKTDKDIFIQLDNADSYLKQLIAKYEMPQKLISKIIFINEDFNLTGFSGKDCVMFSHELEPVFNYLKTCKGITQQMINFADAFIQMHDNEGADNRIHYYKLEDLKLGLRCPKCRKIEMSRVPRKTYFNCSCGYKLKNEDAVRQAYETLDLLGKDKVKRKNIVDFTGLSNRTVTRLMNQHFQKHSHYRGTYYKRTEDLTI
- a CDS encoding aldehyde dehydrogenase family protein, with the translated sequence MSNLLKEQYGLFINGEFKDSTAGETLDVTNPATGEVLAKIAKGTEEDVDAAVKSAQEAFKTWRHTSHNEKAKLLNQIADKMEEHREELAKIESLNSGKAIRESFNIDIPMAIEHFRYFAGVILADEGTNKEVDADVISIIKHEPIGVVGAVVAWNFPMLLASWKLAPALAAGNAVVIQPSSSTPLSLLKFAEIVQDILPKGVLNVVTGKGSESGNAIFNHEDVAKVSFTGSTEVGYGVAEAAAKRIVPATLELGGKSANIIFDDANLEQAVEGAQLGILFNQGEVCSAGSRLYVQEGIYDEFIGKLKDAFEKVRVGDPMDENNHYGSQTGQAQIDKIEEYIEIAKQEGLNIVTGGKRLMDNGRDKGFFFPPTIIEFEDNKSRLVQEEIFGPVVLVSKFKTKEEVIEKANDSEYGLAGGIFTANLNDALQVANAMDTGRIWINTYNQIPAGSPFGGYKKSGIGRETYKDTLRHYQQVKNIYIDYSDKAKGIYQ
- a CDS encoding zinc ribbon domain-containing protein YjdM, which gives rise to MTIPACPKCNSEYTYEDGLNYVCPMCAHEWPQQEIIEETIVKDANGNTLSDGDSVTVIKDLKVKGSSSVIKQGTKVKNIKLVDPDNGHDIDCKIDGFGQISLKSEFVKKL
- a CDS encoding GNAT family N-acetyltransferase; translated protein: MWEYKKFEALTHDEIFQIFKLRIDTFVVEQQCFYPDIDERDLTCIHYFNKEDGKIAAYARIMVDEQTAKLGRVIVNPQFRGRGLARTLIQNGLDYIKDNYPDKNISLSAQAHLKDFYSSFNLSPASDIYFVDLIPHIDMARKPYALDTQLEG
- a CDS encoding C40 family peptidase, encoding MKKTALTLTTLATLSTLGTTQADAAAHGRADVAQTSSSVTSIDSSAYNYTYNNDGSYTYTYNYDAPTSVVAQTATQTAAPVVSQLSTTPEVQKAPATTNAVSGNVASVALSVAAGKSYVYGANSASAVDCSSFAQQVLAAMGKSIPRTTYAQAAAGTQVSTPQPGDLVFFNNYSHVGVYIGGGQMVDALNPSEGIGQRSVSYVDGFVDGYYRF
- a CDS encoding methylated-DNA--[protein]-cysteine S-methyltransferase, which produces MKVYISSFLVQDIEFIIASNECGVIYLSNDHTPEYVNRHIERFYSQANKVTGYEADQYHSHYIEELKLYFAGEQQYLEWPLNLAGTDYQKSIWQTLLTIPYGETRSYSDIALQSGNMKAVRAVGGAIGANPVMIAVPCHRVIGKNGTLTGFSGGLDLKERLLNIENIQL